One Gadus morhua chromosome 23, gadMor3.0, whole genome shotgun sequence DNA segment encodes these proteins:
- the LOC115537014 gene encoding uncharacterized protein LOC115537014, producing the protein MEEDGIAVVGIGCNFPGGEGLENFWKVLLEGRNCSVPIPKERFDVADWYDKDDNKAGKSRAAKAALIEGFNEFDHKLFGISDSEVEQMDPQQKQLLQCVYRALENAGLPMEKASGSRTGVFFGLMNRDYEQSAAHMHPSVINHWTGTGLAMSIAANRVSYIFNLTGPSLSIDCACSSSLVALHLACQAIKQGDCEMALCGGVSCIFEPRVFVALSKAKMISPEGTSKAFSSRADGYGRGEGCGVVLLKPLKQALADHDNIWGIISKTAVNQDGRSVTPITKPSMSQQEELLRRIYSQSDLAMVQYIEAHGTGTPAGDPTEAGSISNAIAKAKPSGSEKLRIGSVKSNIGHTESAAGVAGLIKVLLMLKHETIVPSVFYSEDSGSVDAAALNIKIPTEPETWKSSGVRLAGVNNFGFGGTNAHAIVKQHTKLHSTKTCKAMMVSKYFVMSANSLKSLSWMIEDTLEQISAQSEIDLECLVYTSACRRSHMKHKYRKALLTSSLEDLKDQLQSTLTKKTSPSYSDPRLVFVFCGNGVTYHGMCRQLLEHETVFRDKIQEIGEHFLTFSNKTLDIMDYLESEVESRNFSKPDVVQPLLFAIQVGIFTLLRHWGVKPDAVLGHSVGEVAAAHCSGLLSLSEAAKVIYTRSTYQCRVTGGKMLVISNMEVSGVEDILQPYANKVCIAAFNSLQSCTLSGDAGAIVSIHDELKASANGQNLFLRILDVPAAYHSYMMDPILSELSESIGSLGVNKLETELFSTVTGKEMAHPDFSTGEYWARNIRDPVYFHHAVSSAAKGKKNVVCVEIGPRRALQRNIQETLGNTTSVLASVLPEKDHETMLSVPSKLFEVGVHVDWDQHYRGCETTPLPFPRYKFDCSERDVIIGAAQKNTPSNHPILCQTGNEGNVFSCNLWSDTSFYLQEHKHNGIPIIPGSFYAELGLSAFMESAKPKVPLNSVQLSVNFQNPFVLAQKAPEMKVQLECAENETSFTVFSSAAVYASGTVFSKQAGLKPLISLTSIYKRCNSVVSCEEFYRYLSQGGFQYGDVFHNKGDVHYGEELMEAYSHITVPEELKSQLHEYCIHPVILDLLMQLLPVTVAHAFAGRPGFPAKIGSLTVFEPLQDEMVVYLRATAVGVDDFEVCGCITDEDGRVLVEVKHVMIKYLGSSSHVVEEYFYHNVYNVVSEEILSSLPPKALVFCDSLGISKGLQQHIDPGSRYISLSHSRDILNDGFPTLLANLKITDIKHNFDEVLFLWGKEDLTSLAPDKVLENLVDCCEIFRQVVLELKQIQFSNSIRAITYRSSDVTVDYISAGFSISGMTRSFAAEIPNLSFQLIDINSTSVEDIAALGQVLKSYPCEKYPELLVEDGAILKPSIVRTPVQVVDRSEDSCCSPLSEPCVLNTDDAYALTSLCAIPYETCEDLPINETSVKINLSKICVHSSDYFPQTDSHLKFGHTIYWNKHTSQNHKLIALDFSGTVTEVGKNVKKLKVGDHVVSCYPVVAATEITVPEEVCYKTKRLPFLCKIPCVSYFVLAWEIIHKALPRAKHRLAIISSARDSALVKVLALTSYKSGFTVIFGTQSNGSLVDVSHVDACIILPPFDESVIIKSGNIPGVCNVVVICESQSKCLLAQEASKIVKERVHVQIIQMPTILQKGNLSAQTPHIQHWLKSMKFDRKAFDFESFTFQSVTFKNVNVLPMSVESYFTTSSLAVVALAKDLKGTLSEIPLVQTKKLLFRKRSIYVVAGGLSGLGLETVKFISQRGGGYVVIFSRSKPTSEVQEELNSLEKQCGTCITTMECDVSISEHVKGAIGAIGLRFPGCPIRGVFHSAVVLHDGLIETLNRSLYEKVLKPKVNGALNMHHATLHCQLDYFVCYSSISSFLGNASQTNYAAANTFLDTFCQYRRKQGLPGQSINWGAMNLGLLLNKEHFQRFLEAKGMMVLEVPEVHKSLEQCLVLNRPQQAVCRFHFKNIRYNILSQNVALTMRMSALVEEAFQKSKVEESQSNQKGPVPPKEYVKSLISETIGIDLSELTDDLPLSSLGIDSMQAMTLQNLIFQERGVNVPLVKLLDPNSTISTVADSLNEEETGGQTSGEDGSPRIEDIDDDSTKF; encoded by the exons GAGACTGTGAGATGGCGCTGTGCGGGGGGGTGAGCTGCATCTTTGAGCCCAGGGTGTTTGTGGCTCTGAGCAAGGCCAAGATGATCTCCCCTGAAGGCACCAGCAAGGCATTCTCCAGCCGGGCCGACGGCTACGGGCGGGGAGAGGGCTGCGGAGTGGTGCTGCTAAAGCCGCTAAAGCAG GCTTTGGCAGACCATGACAATATTTGGGGCATCATCAGCAAAACTGCAgtaaaccaagatggccgctccGTCACTCCCATCACTAAACCCTCGATGAGCCAACAAGAGGAGCTTCTGCGCAGAATCTATTCCCAGTCCGACCTGGCGATGGTCCAGTACATAGAGGCCCACGGCACCGGGACCCCGGCCGGAGACCCCACAGAGGCGGGCAGCATCTCCAACGCCATCGCAAAAGCCAAACCTTCCGGCTCAGAGAAGCTTCGCATCGGTTCAGTAAAGAGCAACATCGGACACACGGAATCAGCCGCGGGAGTAGCAGGTCTCATCAAGGTCCTCCTGATGCTGAAGCATGAAACCATCGTCCCGTCTGTGTTCTACTCCGAGGACAGCGGCAGTGTGGATGCAGCTGCACTCAACATAAAGATCCCCACAGAGCCGGAGACTTGGAAGAGCTCTGGAGTACGACTAGCTGGAGTTAACAACTTTGGGTTTGGGGGAACGAATGCCCATGCAATTGTTAAACAACACACGAAGCTTCACTCCACGAAAACCTGTAAGGCGATGATGGTAAGCAAATACTTTGTCATGTCTGCCAATTCATTAAAATCCCTTTCATGGATGATTGAAGACACCCTTGAACAGATCAGTGCTCAGAGTGAGATTGATCTTGAGTGTCTCGTCTACACGTCGGCTTGTAGGAGGAGCCATATGAAACATAAATACAGGAAAGCCCTCTTAACCTCGTCCTTAGAGGATCTGAAAGACCAGCTCCAATCCACGCTCACTAAAAAGACCTCCCCTTCCTACTCTGATCCACGGTTGGTGTTTGTTTTCTGTGGCAATGGAGTCACCTACCACGGCATGTGCAGACAGCTTCTGGAACACGAGACTGTGTTCAGGGACAAAATCCAAGAGATTGGGGAACATTTTCTCACGTTCAGCAACAAAACACTGGACATCATGGACTACCTTGAGAGTGAGGTGGAGAGTAGGAACTTTTCCAAACCAGATGTAGTCCAGCCTCTTCTCTTTGCCATTCAGGTTGGCATATTCACTCTCCTCCGGCACTGGGGGGTCAAGCCTGATGCCGTTCTGGGACATTCTGTGGGTGAGGTTGCTGCTGCACATTGTTCCGGTCTGCTTTCCCTATCTGAAGCCGCTAAAGTTATCTACACTCGTAGTACTTACCAATGCAGGGTAACAGGAGGGAAGATGCTTGTTATCAGTAACATGGAAGTATCAGGTGTTGAGGATATTCTTCAACCGTATGCTAACAAAGTTTGCATTGCAGCCTTCAACAGCCTCCAATCCTGCACTCTCTCAGGGGATGCAGGAGCGATAGTGAGCATCCACGATGAGCTCAAGGCCTCAGCCAATGGTCAAAATCTCTTCCTGCGCATACTGGATGTCCCTGCTGCATACCACAGCTACATGATGGACCCGATATTGTCTGAGCTTAGTGAGAGTATTGGCTCTTTGGGCGTGAACAAACTTGAGACAGAGTTGTTCTCTACTGTGACAGGCAAGGAGATGGCGCATCCTGATTTCAGCACAGGAGAATACTGGGCTAGAAACATCCGTGACCCGGTGTATTTTCATCACGCTGTAAGCTCAGCAGCGAAAGGGAAAAAGAACGTAGTGTGTGTTGAGATTGGTCCAAGGAGGGCCTTGCAAAGAAACATCCAAGAAACACTGGGAAACACCACCTCTGTGCTTGCCTCTGTCCTGCCAGAGAAGGACCACGAGACAATGCTCAGTGTTCCTTCTAAGCTTTTTGAAGTCGGGGTTCATGTAGACTGGGACCAGCATTATAGAGGCTGTGAGACAACCCCGTTGCCTTTCCCAAGGTACAAGTTTGATTGCTCCGAGAGGGATGTGATCATTGGAGCAGcgcagaaaaacacaccaagCAATCACCCCATCCTCTGTCAAACAGGCAACGAAGGCAATGTGTTCAGCTGCAATCTATGGTCCGACACATCCTTTTACCTGCAAGAACATAAACACAATGGCATACCCATAATCCCAGGCTCTTTCTATGCAGAGCTGGGACTGTCTGCTTTCATGGAAAGTGCCAAACCAAAAGTacctctgaactcagttcagcTCAGTGTCAACTTCCAAAATCCGTTTGTTTTAGCCCAGAAGGCACCAGAAATGAAAGTACAATTAGAGTGTGCAGAGAATGAAACTAGTTTCACTGTATTCTCCTCAGCTGCTGTCTACGCATCAGGAACAGTATTTAGCAAGCAGGCAGGTTTAAAGCCACTGATCTCCTTAACTTCCATTTACAAAAGATGCAATTCTGTAGTAAGTTGTGAAGAATTCTACAGATATCTGTCACAAGGCGGCTTTCAGTACGGGGATGTCTTCCACAATAAAGGCGATGTACATTATGGAGAAGAATTAATGGAGGCTTACTCACATATCACAGTACCGGAAGAATTGAAGTCGCAGTTGCATGAGTACTGCATACATCCTGTTATACTTGATCTCCTGATGCAACTCCTGCCGGTAACAGTGGCACATGCATTTGCTGGCAGGCCAGGGTTTCCTGCCAAAATAGGGAGTCTGACTGTGTTTGAACCTCTGCAGGATGAGATGGTCGTATATCTCAGGGCGACTGCTGTGGGTGTTGATGACTTTGAAGTGTGTGGATGCATCACTGACGAAGATGGTAGGGTGTTGGTTGAGGTTAAGCATGTGATGATCAAATACCTGGGGAGTTCCTCCCATGTGGTTGAGGAGTATTTTTACCACAATGTCTACAATGTAGTCTCTGAAGAAATCCtgtcctctctacctcccaagGCACTGGTTTTCTGTGACAGCTTAGGGATATCCAAAGGCTTACAACAACACATTGACCCCGGATCTAGATacatttctctctcacactcaaggGATATTCTAAATGATGGTTTCCCTACTCTGTTGGCAAACCTAAAGATCACAGATATTAAGCATAACTTTGATGAGGTATTGTTTCTGTGGGGTAAAGAAGACCTGACCTCATTGGCACCGGACAAGGTCCTCGAAAATCTGGTGGATTGCTGTGAGATCTTCCGACAAGTAGTTCTTGAGCTGAAGCAGATTCAGTTTTCAAACTCTATCCGTGCAATAACGTACCGCTCATCTGACGTCACGGTAGACTACATCAGTGCAGGCTTTTCCATCTCGGGCATGACGAGGTCTTTCGCTGCAGAGATCCCAAATCTCTCCTTTCAGCTGATTGATATAAATTCAACTTCTGTCGAAGACATTGCAGCCCTGGGCCAGGTGTTGAAGTCCTATCCCTGCGAGAAGTATCCAGAGTTGTTGGTAGAAGATGGGGCAATTTTGAAGCCTTCGATTGTACGTACCCCTGTTCAAGTGGTTGACAGATCAGAAGACAGTTGCTGCTCTCCATTGTCTGAACCTTGTGTGCTAAACACAGATGATGCTTATGCACTAACTAGCCTGTGTGCAATTCCTTATGAAACATGTGAGGATCTACCAATCAATGAGACATCAGTTAAAATTAACCTCAGTAAGATATGCGTTCATTCATCTGATTACTTTCCTCAAACTGATTCACACTTGAAATTTGGCCACACCATCTACTGGAACAAGCACACATCTCAGAATCACAAGTTGATCGCTCTGGATTTTAGTGGTACTGTAACAGAGGTTGGGAAGAACGTAAAGAAGCTGAAGGTTGGCGACCATGTTGTCTCCTGTTATCCTGTAGTTGCGGCCACTGAGATCACAGTTCCAGAGGAGGTGTGCTACAAAACGAAAAGGTTACCGTTCCTCTGCAAAATACCCTGCGTTTCGTACTTTGTGCTAGCATGGGAGATCATACATAAAGCCTTGCCCAGAGCCAAACATCGCCTCGCAATAATTTCTTCTGCTCGTGACTCTGCTCTTGTCAAAGTTTTGGCCCTCACATCTTACAAATCAGGGTTTACCGTTATATTTGGCACACAGTCCAATGGATCCTTAGTGGATGTGAGCCACGTGGATGCTTGTATCATTCTGCCGCCATTTGATGAGTCGGTCATTATTAAAAGTGGCAATATTCCTGGAGTTTGCAATGTCGTCGTCATCTGTGAGTCTCAGTCAAAGTGTTTGCTAGCTCAAGAAGCGTCTAAAATTGTCAAGGAGCGTGTCCATGTGCAAATCATTCAAATGCCAACAATTCTTCAAAAGGGAAATTTGAGTGCACAGACGCCACATATACAGCATTGGCTTAAATCCATGAAGTTTGACCGGAAAGCTTTTGATTTCGAGAGCTTTACCTTTCAGAGTGTGACTTTCAAAAACGTCAATGTCCTACCCATGAGCGTGGAGTCCTACTTCACCACAAGCTCTTTAGCGGTGGTTGCATTGGCAAAAGATCTCAAGGGCACTCTTTCCGAAATCCCTTTGGTGCAAACAAAAAAACTGCTTTTCAGAAAGAGGTCAATCTACGTAGTGGCAGGTGGTCTGTCTGGGCTTGGCTTGGAAACTGTCAAGTTCATCTCACAGAGAGGCGGAGGCTATGTTGTAATCTTCTCCCGGAGCAAACCTACTTCAGAAGTACAGGAAGAGCTCAACAGCCTAGAGAAACAATGTGGCACATGTATTACCACCATGGAGTGCGACGTGTCTATCTCTGAGCATGTAAAAGGGGCTATCGGTGCAATTGGCCTAAGGTTTCCAGGCTGTCCAATCCGAGGAGTGTTCCACAGTGCAGTTGTCTTACACGATGGGCTGATTGAGACCCTGAACCGATCCCTCTACGAAAAGGTTCTGAAACCCAAAGTGAACGGTGCCTTGAACATGCACCATGCTACGCTTCACTGCCAGTTGGACTACTTTGTGTGCTACTCCTCCATCTCGTCTTTCCTAGGAAATGCGTCGCAAACAAACTACGCGGCTGCCAACACTTTCCTAGACACATTCTGCCAATACAGACGGAAGCAAGGCCTCCCTGGTCAGTCAATCAACTGGGGAGCGATGAACCTCGGATTGCTTCTGAACAAGGAACACTTTCAAAGATTCTTGGAGGCCAAGGGGATGATGGTGTTGGAGGTGCCCGAGGTGCACAAAAGTTTGGAGCAGTGCCTGGTCCTGAACAGACCTCAACAAGCTGTATGCAGGTTTCACTTCAAAAACATCCGGTACAACATCCTCTCACAGAATGTTGCTTTGACGATGCGCATGTCCGCACTCGTAGAAGAGGCTTTTCAAAAGTCCAAAGTCGAGGAATCCCAGTCAAACCAAAAAGGCCCAGTCCCACCAAAAGAATATGTCAAATCTCTTATCAGCGAGACTATCGGGATCGACCTGAGCGAGTTGACAGAtgacctccctctctcatctctgggCATTGACTCAATGCAGGCTATGACTTTGCAAAATCTCATCTTTCAGGAGAGAGGTGTAAATGTGCCCCTTGTTAAACTGTTGGACCCCAATTCTACCATCTCAACAGTGGCAGATAGCctgaacgaggaggagacaggaggtcaGACATCAGGCGAGGATGGTTCTCCTCGTATTGAGGACATAGACGATGACTCCACAAAATTCTAA